The following coding sequences are from one Streptomyces dengpaensis window:
- a CDS encoding TetR/AcrR family transcriptional regulator has translation METATPALRRVGRPRADALRNRERIIAAAREMFVEFGAQVPFDEIARRAGVGNATLYRNFPDRDALAREVVCSVMDRTSEWVEEAITEGGDAFEALSGFVHFAADERIGALCPMLSESFDKHHPDLVAANERITGLIEQLMARAREAGQLRPDVEFGDLMIAVSQLTRPLPGTACQGNDRFVHRHLQLFLDGMRAPARTGELPGVAATVEDLRRA, from the coding sequence GTGGAGACCGCAACCCCCGCGCTGCGCCGAGTGGGCCGGCCCCGTGCCGATGCACTGCGCAACCGGGAGCGGATCATCGCCGCTGCCCGCGAGATGTTCGTCGAGTTCGGCGCTCAGGTGCCGTTCGACGAGATCGCCCGCCGGGCCGGTGTCGGCAACGCCACGCTGTACCGTAACTTCCCCGACCGCGACGCGCTCGCGCGTGAGGTCGTCTGCTCGGTCATGGACCGCACGTCGGAGTGGGTCGAGGAGGCCATCACCGAGGGCGGTGACGCCTTCGAGGCGCTCAGCGGCTTTGTGCACTTCGCCGCCGACGAGCGGATCGGCGCCCTGTGCCCGATGCTCTCCGAGAGTTTCGACAAGCACCATCCCGACCTGGTCGCCGCGAACGAGCGGATCACCGGCCTGATCGAGCAGCTGATGGCCCGCGCACGCGAGGCCGGACAGCTGCGCCCCGACGTCGAGTTCGGCGACCTGATGATCGCGGTCAGCCAGCTCACCAGGCCGCTGCCCGGGACCGCGTGCCAGGGCAACGACCGCTTCGTGCACCGTCATCTGCAGCTGTTCCTGGACGGCATGCGGGCCCCGGCCCGCACCGGCGAACTGCCCGGAGTGGCCGCCACCGTGGAGGACCTGCGACGAGCGTGA